The genomic region agcttccctccagaagttcctccggcacctccgccttctccgccgcctcagcgcggtcctgagtataccaagatcttccaggtgaacgccgctgccttcaccactgctgctaagcagcccaaagctcaagtcttcgccgcctctctccgcgatatcgacatcgccctcgagaagctcgacaagaagcgtacacctaccgaccctgctacgaaggtccctccttgggcacaccacatcctccacgtattcgatgctaaagccgcagacgagctgcctcctcatcgccctcacgaccacaagattgagctagaagaaggtgcagagacaccgttcggaccgttatattccatgtcccgagaagagcttatcgtcctcaagagatacctcgaagagaacctaaagaaggggttcattcgagcgagccgttccagcgctggcagtcccgtcatgttcgtcaagaagcccggcggtggtctacgcttctgcgtagactaccgaggcttgaacgctgttacaaagaagaaccgctacccaataccgttgattcaggagacgctcgagcgcctctctaaggccaagtacttcaccaagctcgatgtcatcgctgcgttcaacaagttacgaatggcagaaggacacgagtatctcacagccttccgtactcgctacgggctgttcgagtcgctcgttatgcccttcggcgtttgtaacgggcctagtaccttccagaacttcattaacgacatccttcaggagttcctcgatcagttctgcactgcctacatcgacgacatcctagtctacagcgagaccaaggaggagcaccgcgagcacgtctgtaaggtccttcagaagctcgcagacgccggcttgcagctcgacatcgacaagtgcgagtttgagaagaccgaagtcaagttccttggtttgatcattaccgcagacggcatcaagatggaccaagagaagatcgacgctatcgtcgaatgggatgctcctacgaacgtcaaagaggtccagggtttcctaggctttgccaacttctaccgccgcttcatccacgcattttcgggcgtggtacgccctttgacgaagctcacgcgcaagggtgagaagttcgcctggaccgacgaatgccaggaggcttttgacttgctcaaagcgaagtttgttgagaacccgcttctacggcacttcgatttcgaactggagacccgtgtagagaccgacgcatccgacggcgtggtgggcggtgtcctgctacaacgccgctcgcctgaatccccctggttacctgtcgccttcctctccaagaagatgaccgccacggagtgtaactacgagatctacgacaaggagcttctcgccatcgtcaaagctttcgaagagtggcgccccgagctcgaaggctctgctatgcccgtccaagtaagctccgaccataagaacctcgtctactttatgaagagcaagctgctcaatcgtcgccaggcccgctggagcgagttcctctcccggttcaacttcgtgatctcgtacacgcccggcaaggccaactcgatggccgacgcccttacccgccgccctggtgactctccagttgatcgaagagggggccggcaaatcgcagggcaacaagtcatcaaagagcacaacctctcttccgagcttcgagagtacctatcgaatggccagcctacgctcgccgcttcctttgctactctcgtgctcgctcctgcctaccttgacgagagtgacgatgaatccgagcctgaagaatacgcctcggacgctgaggacttgaacgacgatgaagagggctcagtaacgaccgacggctcatccgaatcagactttgaggggtttgataatgaggagcagcccgaaggcatcatggcacgagtacgaacagcgtacgatgccgacatagacgcccaagagttagttcaggcccttgaatctggcgcgaggacattcccgggcttctcgctgtccgagtgcgagctccagggaggtgtcgtctacttccgtaagaagctttacgtaccgcagcccgaaggctctaatatccgagctgagattcttcaaatcatccacgactccgcctctgggggtcacccaggcgtagccaagacccacaagctcctcgctaggtattactggtggccgcattcctggaaggacgtccgccgctacgtgctgaactgcgctgcttgccgaagagccaaagctaaccgccaccgtccccacggtctcttgcaccctctcccggctcctgatcgtccgtggaagcacatcactatggactttatcaccgatcttcctcacggcaagaccttcagcggcgtgaaagcaaaggcccttctagtgatcgtggaccgtcactccaaggaccggtacatgatcccgtgctggagcatgaccgcaaaggagactgctcgcttgttctacgaattcgtctggcgctttcaaggcctcccggatagcatcacctctgacagaggcacccagttcatctcgcacttctggaagcgtctgtgtgctatcctaggcatcaagcataacctctcgaccagttttcagccacagaccgacggccagaccgaaattacgaacgctatcctcgagcaggtccttcgttgcttcgtcgactaccaccagaaggattggcctcagcatatccctgcggtggagttcgctactcgtaactgggactcggagactactggctactctcccttctatactacgagaggttaccaccctcgtacaggcatggaaccagaagaacctctcccgcctaccgaagacgcaaacgagcaagcagcagacgagttcgctactatgctctcacagatccatgaagaagttcacgacgagatggtgtacgcacaagcaatctacgaggatcaagccaatcgtcgtcgccagccagctcccgactaccaagtaggcgatatggtctacctcaactccaagaacatcaagacagaccgcccctccaagaagctgaactggaagaacctaggtccttttgagatcaccgagcgtatcagttcacacgcctaccgtctagctcttcctgcgaacataaagatccacgacgtcttccatcccgtacgccttcggccgtcggctgaggacccattcccgaaccaaaaccaagacatgccaggtcctcccgatgaagtagaagtcgacgagcctgttaacctaccttctgacgactatgccgtccgcaagatccggggaatccgcgtagagcccaacgacgttgaaggactaccgccgatcaagtatgaagtcgaatggcaaggttgccctgagtgggatacctcatgggaacctatccaacatatcatcttcaatcgtcaagcaatcgaagaataccacgcccgcgcagacggcccagaagtcaacatcggcaggctcttcgaatctgagctcttcgacggggcttaccaatggtgtatcgaccatgacatcaggcctaggcctggtactgaagctgaacatcctcgatatgtggaactactacggcttcgtaggaactcagctttgttcgggggggctactgtcatggtctccccacagagagtacagaaggtggggacagaagagcctcagagtgctcagaagtcgtcaagaagtgacagtccagcttggtgtgtgagcgccaagaatcacatgccccgcaacattcactacgggacccagccctccaaattcacccctctaccaaaccttgacagattcacttcggctcgtgactgtgtgactcacggcactcccgcgagcacccgcgactgcgctggaccctggaagaagcacgtggaagactcggaacgtagggcaggttggaataaggttttgaacaaagctgctgagcgcggcttcgcacgggttagccctgttgatgcggggacacgcactcgcgagggtcgcgtataaatatctggccttccccaggcctctcttgcttccttcgtcttttgttttgtgtagcaatcataccatacccttttgcatctgcacttcgcacctgcattctcgctttcacccttgcatctcacaggccaggctctcgccctgacaggctaacccgtacgaagccgcgcttagtagctttgctcaaaaccttattctaacctgccctacgttccgagtcttctacgtgcttcttctagggtctagcgtagtcgcgggtgctcgcgggagtgccgtgagtcacatagttacgagccgaagtgaatctgttaaggtttagtagaggggtgaatttggagggctaggtcccgtagtaaatgttacggggtatataattcttagcgctcacacactaagctagactgtcacttcttgacgacttctgagcactctaaggctcttctgtccctaccttctatacactctatagggagactataacaaAGAGGataaccttactacctttacggccgtatagacaagtacTAAATAGCTAGTAtgaaaagaggaggagcgtaggactcgctaggccggcgggagtaaggctaagacctaaagtttagcggaatagatagcgagctacctataggagtaggactagaaaaggaaactccctaagacaataggcccgatagtactccgagccttctagagacataattactagctatatagggacctaataagggccgaagcaagtatagcgatctaaATTAGGTCCaaatatattagattaagggcctatcTATTTAGGAGACGTATACTAGATATctaaagcctagcctactagtatagctacctatcgtaaaacctagaatatatactactacaatgcccgtagtaggcgagtagtaggggaaattagaggcactaagcgggaaggagagactataagtcaattattagaGATAAAGGTAATATTCGCTAAATCTcttagtagatactatagtagggatacctctagtagtttagcctcgctagcgagacggaggagtagatagataagaggcagaagctaggggggttatagatagggtagttattagggcaggcctataatactagtatacccttaataagggaaatctaagacgataacgagggggaaaagataggcgggaaggaggaggggtttttactaatacggtttcccctctatatatacgaaaacaagatagtatagctatataggctaaagggcactataatagcttaatgaaatatctatctatctatatagggtgtttcaaaagTAGAGTGTATATTATatatgtctatctagaatagacaagtgttgctctaaaagaggctataggtgaCTAATCAGTCACCTGATTCTTGGCGTACGTGGCCTCAAGTTTTAACTTTAGACAACTTCTCGAGTTTAGTAAAGCCCGGCGAAAAGCGTCCCGACCCTCAAGTCTAAAAGAATAGGGTGGGTCAAGTCTGCGGCGACACGGTGCATGGGATGCGGAACGCCACCGAAGCTGTGCTTTTGACTGTGCAAGCAGCGGCCACGGTCGGTGCACTGCCTGAGGTGACCGGTGGTAGTGAAGAGCTGCACTGGATACCGGCCGATATTGCTGGGAGAGCGCTGGTGGAACTGCCGCTGCTAGAAGGGCCAGATAGGCAGAATCCTTTGGTCGTTCACATCTGGAATCCTCGCGCTATGAGACGGAATGCCCAATTCCTGCCTTGGCTCCGGCAGCATGGACTGAAGTTTGAGACATTAACGCAGGGCGAGTGGTCTCGGAAGCTGGAGAGTAGTGATTAAAATGTTCAGCGGAATCCACCAGTGAAGCTTATGGGGTTCTTTCGAGGGAAGTATGGTAGTAAGATGAGAAGATACCCTAAGCTTGACACGTCCAAAGCACGGAGCCTTTTACCTTGTTTGCAGAACGATGTTGAGATAGATAGCGAGTTGGTGCGGAAATTCTTGGTGCATTAGAACGAGGTTTAGAGCACGAGGTCAGCTTAGACATACAAACATTTCGTGTCTAGGGTTGAGGATGCTTACATCGGACCAGAGTGGTGTTTCTCGACCTTTGATATCTCCTGTCATCTCTGATTCGTCATTAGCTATCAAATGACTTCAAGCACGATTGACCAGACTTCACATCTACTTGGTTCAATCGAAGCTGATCATATGGTCTGCTTGCAGTAAGCTGTTCATTACACTAGTTATGCTTATGTACATTTTACATTCGTGATGCGTCCTGTGGGTCCCGGAAAGCCTGCTGATCACAACAAGTAGGCGACGACTGCGCCCAAAGCCACAACTCCCGCCACCGATGAGTAACGCGCGCTGGATGCTGATCCAGTGTATGTCGCTGCTGGTGCTCCAGTCGATGTTCCATTCGATGCGGTAGTCGTGCCGTTCTCATAGTACGCCTTGATCTGATCCACCACGAACTGCGTCGCCTCTGCGCCATACTCTTGCACATATCTCAGGTGCACCGAGATCTCTGAGAACTTGCCGGATGCGCAGTATGGGTCGCCTTCGTCGCAGTAGCTCTTCATTCTCGAAGCGAGACCGGTGGCCTCGAAGTTGGCTACGTTCTTTCTGGGAAAAATGCCATTCTTGGTCGCGTTTCCCACATGGAAAGATTCAGTCAGGTTCGAGGTCGGGTCGCCCATGATCACAGCCGCTGCCACTCTTTCCAATGTGCTGTCTGGAAGAGGCTGGCTGACGGTGCTGTTGGGCGGGAACGCAGCGACTTGTTGACCAACCAGCGAGTCGGCCGTGACCTGGGCGCCTTGAGAGTAGCCCATCAGGACGAGCGGTGCGTTGGCGCATTTTGCCACGTATGCATCGATCAGTTTCCTCATGCCAACGACCCCGTCGGTTTCGGAGTTGAAGTAGTCATTCAGTGTTGCTGGGTAGACGACGAATTCAGCAGTTGAGCCAGGCACTTGCTTCAGCACATTGTCCTTGACTTGGCCGATAATTCCATAGCCCAGCGCTTCGACAGATGCTCGCGCAACGATGATGTGAGCGCCGTTTTCGGTGGGACAGTCCGAGCTTGTGGCGTTGCTTATGGGATTGTTTGTGAATTGAGCGGTGGAGAGCAATCCCAGGCTGAGTAATAATAAAGAGCGAAGCATGGCGGCGGTTTGATATCTGCTTCCCTGCTCTCGGTGTCCCTCTGCGGGTGATGTTCGAGTAGCTGTGCGATTGTCTGAACTCTGAGTACGGGATTGCTGGTTCCGGCTTGTTTGACAGTCCTGGAATGTGTCTTGGCCGAAGAGAAAAACAAGGAATGGGATGTTGTGGGACTTACACCTGGTTTCATACGGCCGCATAGATCCGATTGCTGCTCGAAAAGGCTGGTACCCCGAGGCAGACATCGAGGCCTCGGTCTGTGTCCCTCGGAGATGCAATTACCTCATCGAGCTCATCTGCATGAGGTATTGAGAATCATGTTGGCGATCTTGGCCCGATTAAGAACCTGCGCCGGAGTTGGCACCTCCCAGTGGCGTTCTTCCATTGGCATGTGGGAGTATGAGTCGCGATATCATGTCACGGCGTGGTGTAGAAAGATGTACGGGATGGTATACGAGTATCCTCGTTGTGTGATGATGGCATAGGGAAGAAGTGCGCAAGATGCGACACGGAGGAGAAAGTGCGACGACGCGAGATCTCACGCCGAAGTCTTTGCTGACACATCAACAATCGAACATCTGAAGACTTTCGAGCTTGAACACTGCCATTCCGCACTTCCTACTATACCAACACCGCCGCCATGCCTCCCAAAATGACCAAGCAGCCCGCGCGGCCCACCCGATACTTTGCGCGACCATACGATGTAAACGAGCCCGCCTCAGACGAAGAATCCGAATCGGAAGAAGAGGCACCAGCACCAGCGAAAGCACCTCCTCCAAAAGTCACCTCTTTCCCAAAGATATCAGCACCCTCACAAACTCTCCCCAAGGCGCCCGAAGCAAGCAAACAAGACGACCTAGAAGGCTTCGAAACCGCCTCAGAGTCCTCCGACGAAGAGGACGGCGATAATGGCAGTGATGATGATGAAGGCAGCTCAGAAGAGGAAGAAAGCTCAGACGACGAGCCCAAACGACCGATGCTAGCGCCTAAATTCATCTCCAAAGCAAAACGAGCCCAGCAAGAATCTACTCGGTCAGTCGATGATCAAGCTGCAGAGATGGAGCGCATACGGAAAGAAAAGGCCGATGAGATGCTGCAGATGCAGATGGAACGCGACGCAGCCGCGCGAAAAGCAGGGAAGAAGAACTGGGACGACGATGATGTTCCTGACATGGACGATGTAGACGATACAGACGGTCTCGATCCCGAAGCAGAGCACGCGGCGTGGAAGTTGAGGGAACTGAAGCGCATGAGGCGGGATCGTCAAGCACTCATCGCACAAGAGAAGGAGCGCGAAGAGATCGAGAGGAGACGAAACATGACAGCAGAAGAACGCGAAGCCGAAGACCGGGAATACCTCGCCGCGCAAGCCGAGGAGAAGGAAGGCAAGGGCAAGATGCAATACATGCAGAAATACTTCCACAAGGGCGCCTTCTTCAACAACGACGAAGAACAAGATGAGGAAGTCAAAGCAGCGCTCAACCGCGACCTGGCCGGCTATCGTCTGCAGGACGAGGCGGCGGATAAGGGTGTGCTGCCGGAGTACATGAGGATACGGGATAGCACGAAACTGGGCAAGAGCGGGAGGAGCAAGTACAAGGATCTCAAGAGTGAGGATACGGGTACTTGGGGACGGTTTGAGGGGAAGAAGAGGGAGTTTGATGGGTTGGATGAGAGGTTTCGACCGGATGAAGGAGGAGGGCCGGAGAGTACTGGGGCAAATTCGGCGCCTATTGGCGAGCGGAGGCCGAGGGATGGAGGGGATGAGAAGAGGGTGCGGCGTGATTGATGAGTGGTTGGTGGTGGTGAGGGTGTTTGAAGGTATGGTCTTGACTTGGCGTTGGCGCTCGGAGGCACTGGAGCACGCTCACCATGATGAGCTCATGCCTTTGCTCGTGAGATACATTTCGAGCACAGTAAGTACTTCTCTCGACAATTCTCATTCCATTTCATCGTGCATATGTCCTGCGACTGCACCATCCTGCCCTTCTCTTTCGTGATTGGCTAGAAGCGGTGCACTCACTTCCGCCACACAGTGCGGGGACATTTCGCAGGTTCGAGCTTGCACTTCACCACCAACACTTTTTGCATTTGCTCTGTCATATCACAACCACCACATCCACCAATGCGATACCACATCTACCGCGCAATGATTGACCATTATGGCCGGCTTCGATGACCTGATTGAGCGACTACTCCATGAGGTGGCGCTCACCGGCACACAAGGTAGGCGACAACAATTTCTTCCATTTCCAGCGACATGGCGGCGGTGACGGCAAGTGTGGGCAATGTTCGAGTCGTACACTCAGACATATGTGAAAGATGGGCAACGGAAGAATCACAACTGATCTGATCGTCAGGTCTATCTGCTTCACAATTTGCGACAATTGTGCAAAAGTATTACGATGAGAAGAATCCGCACGTGACCGAATCCACCGACAGCAACGAGGACGATGATGATCTGCTCTTCTCCACCAAACCACCCGTCCAGAAGACGACTGTCGATGACTCGCTCTTCGAGACTGTCCTGACATGGCTATGCAAGCACCCTGAAGTAGACATCGTACAGGTGAAGAAGTCCAATGCAGATCATTCGAGCCAGGCCACGCCAAGCTCTTCACCATTCCGACAGAAGCTGGACGGCAAGCGCATCTTTGTGTCCGAAGAACGAGTCTGGCTGACACTCACCGGCCATGGCATCGACCACAAGCGCATCCCGCCTTTGGAGTTCGTCCTCCTCTCCGTGGTGGCGGCTGCCGGACCTCGAGGCATTCTTCAGCCATACGCCGGCAAGCTGACAGATCAGGACAAGCGATCAGTGCCAAAGCGGACAGATATGCTAGCTGAGAAGGGCTACATCGTGAAACAGCATGTCCTAGGTACCGGTGCGAAGACGACTGTGCTGAAGCTGAAGAGATGGACCACTGGCGAGCAACCCTTGCGATCGATCGACCATCCCATGACAGACCCCGAGAAGGGCGGCAATCCAGTCATCTTTTACGATGCTTGGTACAACACCACCATCCGCGCACTCAAGGAGAACCGAGGCATGATCGCCATGAAAGACCTTCGACTCCAGCTTGGTACTAGTGGTAGGAGATGGGAGACGAAGGTCTTGATGCGATGTGTGAAGCGGATTACCGAGTCTGGTCTCATTCGCCGCATGACTGCTCGGTATCATGACAAGTATGGCAATCCCATCAGGATCGCTGGAACCAAGCGCGAATGTGTTGCACATGCTATTCAACTACTCCGGGAACCAACGGACCAG from Fulvia fulva chromosome 2, complete sequence harbors:
- a CDS encoding Acetylxylan esterase, with the protein product MLRSLLLLSLGLLSTAQFTNNPISNATSSDCPTENGAHIIVARASVEALGYGIIGQVKDNVLKQVPGSTAEFVVYPATLNDYFNSETDGVVGMRKLIDAYVAKCANAPLVLMGYSQGAQVTADSLVGQQVAAFPPNSTVSQPLPDSTLERVAAAVIMGDPTSNLTESFHVGNATKNGIFPRKNVANFEATGLASRMKSYCDEGDPYCASGKFSEISVHLRYVQEYGAEATQFVVDQIKAYYENGTTTASNGTSTGAPAATYTGSASSARYSSVAGVVALGAVVAYLL
- a CDS encoding Microfibrillar-associated protein 1, which produces MPPKMTKQPARPTRYFARPYDVNEPASDEESESEEEAPAPAKAPPPKVTSFPKISAPSQTLPKAPEASKQDDLEGFETASESSDEEDGDNGSDDDEGSSEEEESSDDEPKRPMLAPKFISKAKRAQQESTRSVDDQAAEMERIRKEKADEMLQMQMERDAAARKAGKKNWDDDDVPDMDDVDDTDGLDPEAEHAAWKLRELKRMRRDRQALIAQEKEREEIERRRNMTAEEREAEDREYLAAQAEEKEGKGKMQYMQKYFHKGAFFNNDEEQDEEVKAALNRDLAGYRLQDEAADKGVLPEYMRIRDSTKLGKSGRSKYKDLKSEDTGTWGRFEGKKREFDGLDERFRPDEGGGPESTGANSAPIGERRPRDGGDEKRVRRD